The DNA sequence TCATTGACTATGTGGGTGGCTGTCAGGATATTGAGCGTCGCCTCATCCGCACAATCGGTGAACCTGAAGAGCGTTTCTCCGAGGATTACCTGCGGGTGCTCCGTGCCGTCCGCTTTGCCGCCAACCTTGGCTTTGAAATTGATCAGCAGACCCTTGATGCTGTCAAGCGGCATGTCCCCGCCATCCGCCGCATCAGCGCGGAACGCACCCGTGAAGAACTGACCCGTCTTCTCACCGGCGGTGGGGCGCGGCGCGGGATGAAACTCCTTGCCGCTACCGGCCTTCTTGCCGTCCTCCTTCCCGAGGTCGAGGCGATGCGTGGTGTCGTCCAGCCGCCAACATTCCATCCCGAAGGCGATGTCTGGGAACACACCCTGCGGATGCTCGACCTGTTGCCCGGCGGGGCGGGTAAAGAGGCCGATGCCTGCCTCGCCTGGGGTGTCGTCATGCACGACATAGGGAAGCCCTGTACACGTTCCGAGGACGAATCAGGCGTCCATTTCTACGGTCACGTCCGCAGGGGAGAGGAGATCGCCGGCGCTATCCTGCAGCGGCTCAGATTTTCCCGTGCAGATATGGAGACGATCATTGACCTTGTCCACTGCCACATGCTCTTCATCCATATAAAGGAGATGCGCCCCAATAAGTTGAAACGTCTGCTCAGGAAGCCCCGCTTCGACCTTCATCTTGAACTTCACCGCCTCGATTGCCTGGGAAGCCACGGTTTTCTCGACAACTACAAGTTCTGCAAGACAAAGCTTGCCGAACTTGCCACAGAGGAACTGCACCCGCCGCGTCTGATCACCGGCCATGACCTCATCGCCATGGGCTTTCGCCCCGGCCCCATCTTCAGTGAGATCCTGAAGGCTGTTGAGGATGCGCAGCTCGACGGTGAGATACTTACCGGGGATGAAGCCCGCAGGCTGGTGATGACTCGCTGGGGACGTGAATCTTCTTTCCCGAACCCCTGAGATAGTCAATCATCGGGTCAACAATTAAAGGAACAACATCGGGCAGCAGGATCGGGAACAGGACAGGAAACACGGGAAGTTTCCCTGAATTTACTCACAAGACGCAAAATTCTGTTGACTCTTAGGAAATCGGGGCGGGCAAAATCGGGGGCGCAAAATCGCAAAATCCAAAATCGGCAAAATCGGGGTCAGGTCTTTTATCTTGACATTTCCGACGGGTTATGATAAAGTACCGCCATCATGGCACGCCCACTTCGCATAGAATACCCTGGCGCTGTCTATCATATCACAAGCCGGGGAAACGAAAGAAAGGCCATTTACAAAGACGATCATGATCGTGAGGGTTTTCTCTCCACCCTACAGCGTGCCAATAATCGATATAACTGGATCTGTCACTCCTACTGCCTTATGGACAACCACTACCACCTTCTCATCGAGACCCCGGATGGCAACCTCTCCATCGGTATGCGGCAGCTAAACGGTGTCTACACCCAGTTTTTTAATAATCGGCACAGGAGAACCGGTCACCTCTTCCAGGGGAGATACAAGGCTATCCTCATCCAGAAAGACAGTCACCTCCTCGAAGCCTGCCGATATATCGTCTTAAACCCCGTCCGTGCCAGGACGGTTGGACAACCGGAGGACTGGAAGTGGTCCAGTTACCGCGCCACGGTCGGCAAGGAACAGCCACATCCCTACCTTACCACAGACTGGATACTCGGGCAATTCAGCGGAAAAAGAGGAGAGGCAGAGAAGGAATACCGGCAGTTTGTCCAAGAGGGTATCGGAAAAGAATCGATCTGGTCAGGTGTTAAGGGGCAGGCCATACTCGGTGAAGATGAATTTATTGGCAGCCTCATTGATCATTTCAAAAAACATAAAGACGTGATCGAGATACCAAAAGGCCAGCGATATGTGAACAGACCGGCACTTGAAAAAATATTCCCAGAGATTATAATAAAAGACAAAGAGAATCGTGACAGGAAGATACTGGAAGCTGTTGAGAGATACGGTTATCGGCAGAGTGAAATTGCCCGGTACCTGGTTATGCATTATTCGACGATAAGCAATTTGCTACGGGGAGCGGGGAAAAGCCTAATACCAAAAGAAAAGACCTGACCCTAATTCCTAATTCCTACTTCCAAAGAAAAGACCTGACCCTAATTTCCCTCTAATTTCCCTAATTTTCCTAATTCTCTAATTCCCAGGGATGTGGGCCGCGAAGACGGCTTAGAGTATTTCCTGCAACTTGGAGAGGGCCTGCCCCAGGTTTTCCGGGGCTGATCCGCCAGCCTGGGCCATGTCGGGCCGCCCGCCGCCGCTTCCCCCCACGAGGGGAGCGATTTCCTTGATGATCCTTCCGGCATGGTAGCGGGCGGTCAGATCTTTCGTCACTAGGCACAGGAGCATGGCCTTTCCCTCCGTTTCACTGCCGAGGAGGATGATGCCCGAGGGGAGCCTGTCCCTGAGCTTGTCGCCAAAATCACGGAGTGTCTTGGCATCCGCCGCTTCCACCAGGGCGGCGAGAACGGGAACACCTTTGATCTCTCTGAGGTTGCTCAAAAGATCGAAGGAATCTCTCGTTGTCAGTTTCGCCTTGAGCGCCTCGATCTCCTTTTCCAGGTCCCTCTGGTGGCGGAGAAGCTTTTCCGTCCTTTCCGCCAGTTCAAAGGGATTGACCTTCAGGAGATCGGCCGTCTCCCTCAGTTCTTTTTCCATGCCGCGCACGTACCTGACGGCTTCTCTCCCCGTGAGGGCCTCGACACGCCTTACTCCCGCGGCGACTGACGATTCATGGATTATCTTCAGGAGGCCGATTGCGCCGGTCCTCGCGACATGCGTTCCCCCGCACAACTCCTTGCTGATATCGCCTATCCTGACGATCCTGACCTCCTCCCCGTATCTCTCGCCGAAGACTGCCGTGGCGTCTGTTTTCATGGCCTCCTCAAGGGATAAGATATCGGTGTTTACGGGAATGTTTTGCCTGATGTATTGGTTGGCCAGGGTTTCAATGCGTTCCAACTCGTCATCCCCCACCCGGGAAAAGTACGTAAAATCGAAACGGAGGCGTTCCGGGGAGACGAGGGAACCGGCCTGTTTAATATGATCTCCCAGGACAGCCTTCAGTGCCGCCTGGAGGATATGTGTGCCGGAGTGATTGGCCTCCGTCGCCCTCCTCCTCTCCTCATCAACCACTAAGTGAACAGTGTCTCCTACCTTCCCTTCACCTTTCTTAACCTTTCCTGAATGGGTAATGAGATTATCGAGGGGTCTCAGGGTAGCCAGTACCTCAAAGCGAAATGCACCGCCCTCCATGAAACCGGTATCTCCCATCTGTCCGCCGCTCCCGCCATAGAAAGGAGTCCTCTCGACAATGATCTCGACATCTTCCCCTTCCGTTGCCGTTTCCACGGGTTGTCCCTTTTTCAGGATGGCTACGATACGCGACAGGTCTTCGATAACTCCCCCGTAGCCGGTAAATGCAGAGCTGATACCACGGTTAGAGAGCTTCTGGTAATGCTCTGCCGCGGCCTCTTCACCGCTACCCTTCCAGGATTCCCTCGCCCTCTCCCGCTGGGTCTCCATCGCCCTATGGAATCCCTCCATGTCAACGGAGAGGCCATCATCCCGGACAATATCCACTGTCAGGTCGGTGGGGAAACCATAGGTATCGTAAAGTTTAAAAACCACCGCGCCGGGGACAACATTTTTCCCCGCTCTTATCAGTGATGTTATCTCCTCCTGGAGGATTCTCAAACCGGCATCGAGGGTTTCCGTGAAACGCTGCTCCTCGTTTGCCACCACCTTCCTGATGAAGGATGTCTTTTCGGTAAGGTCAGGGTAGGCGTCTTTCATCACATCAATCACCACCCCGGCCACCTTGTGGAGGAACGGTTTCTCAAGGCCGATAAGTTTCCCGTGGCGTGCCGCCCGTCTCAGGATCCTCCTCAAGACATACCCCCGTCCCTCGTTGGCGGGAAGAACACCATCGCCGACCAGGAAAGTAACGGCCCGGCTGTGATCGGCGATAACCCTGATGGATATATCGTCCCTTTCACTCGCCCTGTAATTTTTCCCGCTGATCTTCTCAATAAAACGGACGATTGCGCAAAACAGGTCGGTATCGTAATTACTCGTGACGCCCTGGATAACCGTCGCCAGGCGCTCAAGGCCCATACCCGTGTCAATACTGGGTCTCGGCAGCGGGGTCATCCTGCCGGAGGCATCACGATCGAACTGGGTAAAGACCAGATTCCAAAGCTCGAGGTGACGGTCACAATCGCAGTTAATATTGCATGCAGGTTTACCGCATCCCGTCCCTTCCCCCTGGTCGTAGATGATCTCGGAGCAGGGACCACAGGGACCGGTCTCCCCCATCATCCAGAAATTGCTTTCTCCCCCCATACGCACAATGCGTTCCGGAGGGAGACCGATTTTCTTATGCCAGATGGCAAATGCTTCCTCATCATCTCGGTAAATGGTCACCCAGAGTTTCTCTCTCGGAAGGCCCACGACCCTGGTAAGGTACTCCCATCCCCAGGTGATGGCCTCTTCTTTCCCGTAATCGCCGAAGGAGAAATTTCCCAACATCTCAAAGAAAGTGTGATGACGCGAGGTAATCCCTACATTTTCCAGATCGTTGTGCTTCCCTCCCGCCCTGGCGCATTTCTGAGCGGTTACCGCCCTTTTGTAGGGGCGCTCCTCCCTGCCGAGGAAACAGTTCTTAAACTGCACCATCCCTGAATTGGTAAAGAGGATGGACGGATCGTCTTTCGGGACGAGGGATGAACTCAAGACCCGTGTATGGTCCTTTCCCTCAAAGTATCTCAAAAAACTCTCCCTGATGTCCATCGCTCTCATCATTACACAAAGATTCCTCTCCTGCCGTCTCCAAGATATCAAAAACCAGGCCTGGCGGGAAACCTTTCCCCACCAGGCTCCTTCCCAATCTTCTCAGTTCCTTCGGGTCGGTGACCTTCCGGTCCTTTCCCTTTTTACCGATCAGTTTCCCGATGGCCTCCCTCTCGGAGATTTCTTCCCGGGCGCCGGCGACGGCCTCCCCAATCAATTCACTGGGAATCCCCTTTTCCCGGAGGCTCATCTCGATCCTTCGATTTCCGAGGAGTCTGTTTACCGCAAGGTTACGAGCCCACTGCCGGGCAAAGGATGCGTCGTCCAGGTATCCCCGTTCGAGGAGATAATCCAAGACCCTGTCCACGACAGGGTTGTCAAAACCCTTCTCCTTCAGCCTTGCCCGTAACTCCTTCCTGCTCCTTGCCCGTATCGAAAGAAAACGAAAGGCCTTCTCCCTTGCCCTTTCAAGAAGGAGGTCGTCCTCCATTACCGCCTCTTATCCCGCCTCCCTTGTCTTAAATCCAAACTTTTCCCGTACTGCCTCCTCGATCTCTCTCGCGAGGTCTTTATTTTCCTTGAGGAATGCCCTGGTATTATCCCTTCCCTGACCGATTCTCTCACCCTTGTACGAATACCAGGCGCCACTCTTTTCAACAATGTCATTGTCCGTGGCAAGATCGAGGATACCCCCCTCTCTCGAAATGCCTTCCCCGAAGATAATGTCAAATTCCGTTTCCCTGAAGGGGGGCGCCAACTTGTTCTTTACCACTTTGACCTTTGCTCTGATACCAATGATATCCTGTCCCACTTTGATAGGGCTTACCTTCCTGATGTCGAGGCGCATGGTAGCGTAAAATTTGAGTGCATTTCCGCCCGTTGTCGTCTCCGGGGAGCCAAAGAAAACCCCTATCTTCATCCTTAACTGATTGATGAAAATCACCGTGGTTTTGGATTTACTGATCGTGGCTGTGAGCTTGCGGAGTGCTTGGGACATCAATCTCGCCTGGAGTCCCATCTGGGCATCCCCCATTTCCCCTTCCAGCTCCGCTTTGGGCACAAGGGCAGCCACAGAATCAATGACAAGGACATCCAGGGTTCCGCTTCTTACAAGGGTCTCGGCGATCTCGAGGGCCTGTTCACCCGTATCGGGCTGAGAGATGAGGAGGTCATCCGTATTTACACCGATCTTCCTCGCATAGGTAACATCCAGGGCATGTTCGGCGTCAATGAAGGCAGCCAGGCCATTCTGTTTATGCGCCTCTGCCACGATATGGAGGGCCAGGGTGGTCTTGCCACCGGACTCGGGACCAAATATCTCCACAACCCTCCCCCGGGGAATCCCCCCTGTACCGAGGGCGATGTCGAGACCGAGTGAACCGGTGGATATTACCGGAACATCTGAAATCTGTTCTCCGCCACCCAGTCTCATGATGGAACCCTTTCCAAACTGCCGCTCGATTTGAGTGATGGCAAGCTCCAACGTCTTTTCTCTATCCAGATCTGATCCCATGATTACCTCCATTTTGACAAATTCAAAACCCCAAATTCAAATGTTCAAAACATCTTGAGAGCTTTGAAAATTGCCTTCATCAGGGCTTCAAAATCTTTTTTCGACCATGGATCATTTAGTTTTGCTGCCAGGGCAAAACTCAGGCTTCGCCTTCAAACAGTTGCCCTGGCGGGCGCTTCGCTGCGATGGCAGAGCCCCCCTCCCCGAAAAAATCTTTGATCCGCCCTTTCTGAAGCCAATTTTCAATTTTGCAAAGCTCTCATCTTTATCCTACCTGCGTTGTTTTGAATTCTGCGTTTTGGTCATTTGATATTGTTCAAGACTTACGACTTATATCCCCCGAAAGGGAAACCAGGCCAGTTTTGTATAAATGGCCCCCCCCGGTGTCAGTTCACTCTTGAGAAGGGTGAGTCCATCGGCCTGAAACTGTCCTGCAACGTAATTCCCTCCCCCTTCCACAACCGCGGCCAGGCCAATCACCCCTTTCGGCGACTTAATCCTTCCCAGCGTTAGATGCGGCCGGAAGGGCCTTTCCTCCCTTTTAAAACCATAATCCTGAAAACCGCGATCCATGACCTTCTGGAGATTGCTCAACGGCACCACATCGCCATTTATCCCAAGCCAGATGACACGAGGCCGCATTACATCCGGAAATACCCCGACGGCTTTGACACTCAGGGAAAGTGGCTTGACATCGGCCACAGTCTTCTCCACTACCCGGCTGATATTTACCACGTCATCCCCGGAAATATTGCCAAAAAATTTCAGTGTCAGATGCATCCCTTCCAGTCTCGCCCAGCGGATAACCCCATGGATTGTTTTCTTCAGACGGTTCTGAATACCTACAATCTCGTTTCTGATCTCCCCGGGCAGCTCAATGGCCACAAATGCCCTTATCGTCTTTTCTTCGGTCATCTCTAATCTCCCCGGTGAGGTATCTTTTGAGCA is a window from the Syntrophales bacterium genome containing:
- a CDS encoding HD domain-containing protein, which encodes MTVDTIDKIPVSGEAAAGIVRQLQRAGHEAYLVGGCVRDLLRGIEPVDYDIVTSARPDEVQALFPHTVPVGVSFGVVLVIEGGRSYEVATFRTEDGHEDGRRPSQVKFATAKEDVYRRDFTVNGLLLEIETGRIIDYVGGCQDIERRLIRTIGEPEERFSEDYLRVLRAVRFAANLGFEIDQQTLDAVKRHVPAIRRISAERTREELTRLLTGGGARRGMKLLAATGLLAVLLPEVEAMRGVVQPPTFHPEGDVWEHTLRMLDLLPGGAGKEADACLAWGVVMHDIGKPCTRSEDESGVHFYGHVRRGEEIAGAILQRLRFSRADMETIIDLVHCHMLFIHIKEMRPNKLKRLLRKPRFDLHLELHRLDCLGSHGFLDNYKFCKTKLAELATEELHPPRLITGHDLIAMGFRPGPIFSEILKAVEDAQLDGEILTGDEARRLVMTRWGRESSFPNP
- a CDS encoding transposase, with translation MARPLRIEYPGAVYHITSRGNERKAIYKDDHDREGFLSTLQRANNRYNWICHSYCLMDNHYHLLIETPDGNLSIGMRQLNGVYTQFFNNRHRRTGHLFQGRYKAILIQKDSHLLEACRYIVLNPVRARTVGQPEDWKWSSYRATVGKEQPHPYLTTDWILGQFSGKRGEAEKEYRQFVQEGIGKESIWSGVKGQAILGEDEFIGSLIDHFKKHKDVIEIPKGQRYVNRPALEKIFPEIIIKDKENRDRKILEAVERYGYRQSEIARYLVMHYSTISNLLRGAGKSLIPKEKT
- the alaS gene encoding alanine--tRNA ligase; this encodes MMRAMDIRESFLRYFEGKDHTRVLSSSLVPKDDPSILFTNSGMVQFKNCFLGREERPYKRAVTAQKCARAGGKHNDLENVGITSRHHTFFEMLGNFSFGDYGKEEAITWGWEYLTRVVGLPREKLWVTIYRDDEEAFAIWHKKIGLPPERIVRMGGESNFWMMGETGPCGPCSEIIYDQGEGTGCGKPACNINCDCDRHLELWNLVFTQFDRDASGRMTPLPRPSIDTGMGLERLATVIQGVTSNYDTDLFCAIVRFIEKISGKNYRASERDDISIRVIADHSRAVTFLVGDGVLPANEGRGYVLRRILRRAARHGKLIGLEKPFLHKVAGVVIDVMKDAYPDLTEKTSFIRKVVANEEQRFTETLDAGLRILQEEITSLIRAGKNVVPGAVVFKLYDTYGFPTDLTVDIVRDDGLSVDMEGFHRAMETQRERARESWKGSGEEAAAEHYQKLSNRGISSAFTGYGGVIEDLSRIVAILKKGQPVETATEGEDVEIIVERTPFYGGSGGQMGDTGFMEGGAFRFEVLATLRPLDNLITHSGKVKKGEGKVGDTVHLVVDEERRRATEANHSGTHILQAALKAVLGDHIKQAGSLVSPERLRFDFTYFSRVGDDELERIETLANQYIRQNIPVNTDILSLEEAMKTDATAVFGERYGEEVRIVRIGDISKELCGGTHVARTGAIGLLKIIHESSVAAGVRRVEALTGREAVRYVRGMEKELRETADLLKVNPFELAERTEKLLRHQRDLEKEIEALKAKLTTRDSFDLLSNLREIKGVPVLAALVEAADAKTLRDFGDKLRDRLPSGIILLGSETEGKAMLLCLVTKDLTARYHAGRIIKEIAPLVGGSGGGRPDMAQAGGSAPENLGQALSKLQEIL
- a CDS encoding regulatory protein RecX, coding for MEDDLLLERAREKAFRFLSIRARSRKELRARLKEKGFDNPVVDRVLDYLLERGYLDDASFARQWARNLAVNRLLGNRRIEMSLREKGIPSELIGEAVAGAREEISEREAIGKLIGKKGKDRKVTDPKELRRLGRSLVGKGFPPGLVFDILETAGEESLCNDESDGHQGEFFEIL
- the recA gene encoding recombinase RecA, which encodes MGSDLDREKTLELAITQIERQFGKGSIMRLGGGEQISDVPVISTGSLGLDIALGTGGIPRGRVVEIFGPESGGKTTLALHIVAEAHKQNGLAAFIDAEHALDVTYARKIGVNTDDLLISQPDTGEQALEIAETLVRSGTLDVLVIDSVAALVPKAELEGEMGDAQMGLQARLMSQALRKLTATISKSKTTVIFINQLRMKIGVFFGSPETTTGGNALKFYATMRLDIRKVSPIKVGQDIIGIRAKVKVVKNKLAPPFRETEFDIIFGEGISREGGILDLATDNDIVEKSGAWYSYKGERIGQGRDNTRAFLKENKDLAREIEEAVREKFGFKTREAG
- the thpR gene encoding RNA 2',3'-cyclic phosphodiesterase, with the translated sequence MTEEKTIRAFVAIELPGEIRNEIVGIQNRLKKTIHGVIRWARLEGMHLTLKFFGNISGDDVVNISRVVEKTVADVKPLSLSVKAVGVFPDVMRPRVIWLGINGDVVPLSNLQKVMDRGFQDYGFKREERPFRPHLTLGRIKSPKGVIGLAAVVEGGGNYVAGQFQADGLTLLKSELTPGGAIYTKLAWFPFRGI